The following are from one region of the Gloeomargarita lithophora Alchichica-D10 genome:
- a CDS encoding pseudouridine synthase encodes MNYRYLLLNKPYQVLCQFQDEQGRKTLKDYVSVPGVYAAGRLDYDSEGLVLLTNDGRLQNRLTDPRYGHPRTYWVQVEGCPTADALETLRQGVRIQDWMTRPAEVWVLPQQPELPPREPPIRFRRQIPTTWLSVTLREGRNRQVRRMTAAVGYPTLRLVRVGIGELHLQDLAVGCWREVTEPERQNLRHLG; translated from the coding sequence ATGAACTATCGTTATTTACTATTAAATAAACCCTATCAAGTATTGTGTCAATTTCAAGATGAACAAGGGCGAAAAACCCTCAAGGATTATGTATCGGTGCCGGGGGTGTATGCCGCCGGACGGTTGGATTATGACAGCGAAGGGTTGGTGTTATTAACCAATGATGGGCGTTTGCAAAATCGCTTAACCGACCCCCGCTACGGCCATCCCCGTACCTATTGGGTGCAGGTGGAAGGGTGTCCCACGGCGGATGCCCTCGAAACATTGCGTCAAGGGGTGCGGATTCAGGACTGGATGACTCGCCCTGCCGAGGTGTGGGTGTTGCCCCAACAGCCGGAATTGCCGCCCCGTGAACCCCCGATTCGGTTTCGTCGCCAGATCCCGACCACCTGGTTGAGCGTGACCTTGCGGGAGGGGCGCAATCGTCAGGTACGGCGGATGACGGCGGCGGTGGGCTATCCGACTTTGCGGTTGGTACGGGTGGGGATTGGGGAATTACATTTGCAGGACTTGGCTGTGGGGTGTTGGCGGGAAGTCACCGAGCCAGAACGGCAAAATTTACGCCACCTGGGTTGA
- a CDS encoding L-threonylcarbamoyladenylate synthase, giving the protein MLVGFPSLILAARAGNVVSFPTDTVPALAVQPEYGAKIYHCKQRPPDKPLILMAADLQAFTPWIAPGLTIPWEILAKQYWPGALTMVLPANARVTTGINPQKTGTIGLRIPHHPSTLSVLQQTGVLATTSANYSGELPLMTAAEINETFPDVYVLNGVYHGSGQPSTVIIWQDKNWRILRQGSGRFNPGDVL; this is encoded by the coding sequence ATGTTGGTGGGTTTTCCGAGTTTAATTTTGGCGGCACGGGCGGGCAATGTGGTGAGTTTCCCGACGGACACCGTACCCGCATTAGCTGTACAACCGGAGTACGGAGCTAAAATTTACCACTGCAAACAGCGTCCCCCCGATAAGCCTTTAATTCTCATGGCCGCCGATCTACAGGCATTTACCCCTTGGATTGCGCCTGGATTAACTATTCCCTGGGAAATTCTAGCCAAACAATACTGGCCGGGGGCGTTGACGATGGTATTACCCGCCAACGCACGGGTAACGACAGGGATTAACCCGCAAAAAACGGGCACCATTGGGCTACGCATTCCTCACCATCCCAGCACTTTAAGTGTTCTACAGCAAACGGGGGTTTTAGCTACCACCAGTGCCAATTATTCCGGGGAATTGCCTTTAATGACGGCGGCAGAAATTAACGAAACATTCCCTGATGTGTATGTATTGAATGGGGTTTATCACGGCTCCGGCCAACCCTCAACGGTGATCATTTGGCAGGATAAAAATTGGCGAATTTTGCGCCAGGGCAGTGGGCGATTCAATCCCGGAGATGTTCTATAA